The following is a genomic window from Fusarium oxysporum Fo47 chromosome IV, complete sequence.
GTGCATCAAAGAAAGGCGTTCACgttgaacaagaagagcTTTGATGTAAGCCAAGATGCAAGTTCCTGAGTCATCAACGAAACAACTCAAGCAGTTTTCTCAGTCGAGTCGGCTTCACCGCCAGGGGATTCGTGATAGCGAAACAAGCCAAGCCTTGTTGGTTATCCTGGATCTAACCGTATCCTCATGCAGCGTGGAATGGAAATGGGGCAGGTTAGATCTGATCTGACCTTGGCAGGGCATTGCAACGCCAGAAGGCTGAAGTACTAAGCTCTTCTAGGAAGTCTGGTCTGGCTTCTAAAGCTTCTAGCGTGAGACAACAGCCTAATCGAGTTTGGGTGAGTTCTTGGAACTGACAAATAGTGGGGGATCGTCATGATCCATCTTGTCTCTATTGATCTTTTGTGCCTTTTCTTATGAGTTGACCCATTTACAGTACCACTTTGATCCGATGCTTACCGTTATCTTTTTAATGCTACGGAGCTTAAGCTCCTAAATCAAAAGATCAACCAAGAAAAATTCGTTCAAGAGTCTCTTTGGTCGCGTGGTGGCTTGGCCTGGGGTACATCCCTGGTGCAGATCTGCTCTGACAGCCAAGGACAGGGGGTCCCGGACTGTCAAACCTGCAGACACATAGCACGTTCCCTCTGGGCTTATGCACGACAATGGAACCTTTTTGCGACTACTGCTTTACAATAAAAGCACAATGATGATACGCCAAGCTGCAGTACGCAATTGCGAGTCAACAGTGAGGCGAAAGAGGCGTCTACGTGTTTTAGCCAGGGGCTCAAAAGCCACAGAATCGATCCGAGATGCCGGTAAGTTCAGACAATCAATGAGGCCGAAACACTTCGGGTGCGATGACTGACGCCACGATATGGATTCTGTGCAGATTTAGGCTGTAGCGAAGCCATGTCGACCTATTTTGGTCAATAATCTGAAGAAAAGAGGCACAAGACCGTTGGAGGGTCTATTTTCAactgtttttttttttttgtgcAATTGACGTAGATGAGGCGTTTGAGATGGGAAAACTGTTTCGACATGACGTGTAAGCGGTCTTTTAACACGAAAGCACCTCGTATGGCAAAGAAATGACTACGATAGTGCAGCAACGGATAAATCCTTACCTCCACAGACGCAGAAATAGAAACTGATGTAAGCTCTGTCGCTGGATCGGGCCCTAAAGGCTCCATCAGCTTTTGGGTCAGCGGCTTCTTCGGATCACCGAATGAGCGAAGCCATCATCTCAGTATTCTCCACAGCTCTTACGCTGAACAACTGCCCCCGGCATCGGCAGTGACAGAAACGCCGAGGAGCGTTAGATTTTTGGTCTTGGCAGGTAAAAATGAATGATCTGACACGGTTTACTCAGCTGTCTCTGCGCCGCCAGGCTCTGGCTACACCCCAGCCTTGGTGGCGTTTTAAACACACGGTCTGGAAGACTCGGCAACGAGCCACTCAGAGTGTTTGCTTTGGAAAGGTTGGCTGAGCTAACAAACAGCTTCTCAGAGTATTCTTCACGTATTGGTTATACCGAAGGGGCGAGACCGAGAACACGGTGCCGCAAAGATACACGGATGGCGTATGGCTGCCGACAGTACATACAGGGATAGGGCTAGAGACAGGGACAGGGATAATTATACCTCGATGAGCAGTTCGATGGTTGTAGAAGCCGTCAATCGAACGGTTGGTGACATTTCTTGTGGGCGTGGTCACATATTAAACCTCGAGTGGTGACATCTCAATCGTCGATTCTAGATATGTAACTTTTCGACTGGTGACATTGCAATCGACGATTAATGACATTTCCATCAATGATTCTGTccgtcttcatcaacacGTGGTTTCTGGAAGTTACGGCTTCACACGCGAGGCGGAAACTAACATGGATGTCGTCTAAGACATGGGCAGACCTGGGCCTGGGCGATGACATACTGAGTCCACCCTCGCAATGCCAAACTCCCTCAGCGTCAAAGGTTAGATTCACAAAAACAATAATATTTTTCTCAACATGACGAGAGTCATAATCATGCTCTGAATCATGTTGGAAAAAAGATCTGCAACATGTGGCTCAACGCTCTGCATAGATAGTTCCTCCATTCCATCCAATAGCCCCTGGATTGCCTCATAGTCGTTTCAACGCAGCGCCTCATGAGCAAACACTGGCTGAGAAAGGGCTGGGCCTGTTTCACGGATCCGCAGGGGTTGGTGCGTCTGTGGCGCTTCGCTTTAACGCCCTTTAGACCAAGACCCTCAGCTTGACTTGTAAGTCTCGGGGGTCTCGAACTCAGTAATGATCGGCTATTCCAACGCCGTTGCGGGCCGTCAGGTTCTTTTTCGACACTGATGCTCGCTCAACTTTGACGCCAGTCTCCAACGCATTACTTCAGTGATTACTATCCTCAGCCTCTTGTTATATCTAGACCACTTCGCCCGTTGAGAAAACGACTCCTTTCTCTTCATACCATTTCAAcatacaatacaatacaataaTAACACATCCACTTATATACTTCACATCATATCGCATCAGCATCTCTTCAACTTATATatccatcaacaaccatgTCTATCCTCGGTTCCATCAAGCGTGCTCGCGATCACAAGGAGACcgccaaggccaaagaaGTAGAGCAACCCAAGGCAACAAAACCCACACCGAGATATCGCCATGTTCCCACACACGCAGCATGCGATTCAGTCAACGTCGGTCCAGCTGGTGCCCGTCATCACGACCGCTCCAAGGTTCGCGCTGAGAACCGCAAGCGAACGGCAAAAGCGGTTGCTGATGCCATGCACGACAATCACCACATCCAGATGAACTTCCCCGGCTCATCAACGGCGTCTCCCTTCACCAGTGGTAGCTGCAGCACTACCTATCAACCGAGCGAGACTGACTACGATGGAGACATCAGCCCTAGAAGTCACTCTCCTGTGCATCACTTTGAGCCTGCGCACATCTATGAGTACTCCCCTGCGCCAACTTTCCATCATCCCATTTctctcaagggcaaggaagTTGTCCGAGGTCCTCAGTATGGCTTGGCCTACACTGTATCCCCTGACCCCCGGGATCGGCTCGCTGAGCGTTTCCAGACTGGTGTCATGATCTAAGCTTGTACTTGATGAGATTTCTGCCCCTGGAGGGCGATTTCTCAGACATGATCACGAGCTACAAACCAAAAAAAACCAGCAAGGGACTGACTCCCTGCTATCACCCACGCTTCGGCCCAACAAGGTCCATCAACTTACACCGATCCGTCCACCAAGCTCTCCATTGAGATCGAGCAGGACATGGTACTCAAAGTTCTGAAAGAATGCGAAAGCGAGCAACCCAACAAGACCAAAAAAGAAAGCTACAGGGGTCGTCTTGTGGGGGAGAGAAAGCAAGCATTGGATATGGGGCCCCTCTCGGGCATTCCGACGTCGAGTTTGACACATCTTGGCAGAAATCTTATactaaaataaaataaaaagtacGCCACACTCTGTTTAGACTTGGTTCAGAGCAGGAATCTGAACCGAGCTAAGCCCTTTACTTCATGTATAATAGCGTTTagcctcttcttctagaaCCTTTCGGGTTCTTCCTTTACTGTACGTACATACTTTTTAGCTTTAGGCTTTGGCTGCAATGGCATCAGGTCATTCTTCGTTGGCTGGGACCAACTGTTACTGAAATGAAACTAAGACAACGATTCACGTTCACATTCTGTTCTCCATCGATCGCGATCCTTGTGAATGTCATGAAGGCCACTGCTACAGGGGTTGTAATTGAGTTTGTTACCTAAATAATCAAATGCGGTTAATCCAGTTGACTCAGTCTGATTGATCTTCTAAGTCGCAAAGCTTAGACTCCCTGAGCGGAGGTAGTAAGGGAGGCTGTATATTCTTATCGCATGTTGGTTTCTTCAGGCCGTGTATGGTCTGACGTTGAAAAATATAATCTAAAGTCTCATGTAATTCTTGAAATATGACTATAATTGAGTAAACGATCAAACGTGGTTATTCTCATAAATGTCTTCAATTGTTCTAGAAATATTAGCCTCGGCAGTTTCCTACTGGTCATTTCACCACTTGGTCCCTGCCGATCCCTACCATCTTCATTATAGCACCCTTTGGCACCCGCGCCTGTCGCTACGTAATCATAGATTAGATGCAACGCCTCATTCATGCTTCGTGGCCTTCTCATGCTGTACAATCACAAGCAACGCACCGCATTCATACTCTAAATCTTTCTTCGCCCACGGGCGCGTTCGCCTTTTTTATTTTCCTTTCCTTGTGTACGTTGCACCAAATTAATTGACATCTCAAATGAGCGCGCTTTAATTCTACAAACACTCGCCTTTCATCGCTGCATCTCCGCAGTCGCGAGTCGCATCAAGCAACCTCTCCCCTCCGCCAGCATGGCTATCGAACCGCCCGCGGAGTTTCTCAAGCCTTTATGGGCTTGGGCTGAAGCAACGCCAGTCTACATTCTTCTGTCATTATTTATCGCATTTATTGCGCTGGCACTTCTTGGGGTATGCACTGCACTGAACCCCTCTAGGGCCCCGCGCAATCGCAAGCTCACCATTCCTAGCTCTATGTCATCCTCCATCTCGTCGCGCCAAAGCCTCGACCCGTCTACGCCTCCGAAAAGACCTACGTTACCAGCCATCCCACTGAAGGGCGCACACAGCCTCAAACTCTCCCCTGCTGGTACGATCGCTGGCTCGCTGAGCGACAGGCTAGCGAGCAGCACGTCCGCCCCGATGAAGCATTCCCTACTCCCGATGCTGGAAACATCGAACCCGCCGAAGTGCGTCTGAGCGTTGTCTTCCCAGCCTACAACGAAGAAGATCGCGTTATCCCGACCCTCGAAGAGGCTGTCACTTATCTCGATGAACACTTTGGCCGAACCAAACAAGCTGGACCTAGCGGAGCGAGTCCTACGACTAAGAGACATGTTCGGAACGCTCCTAAGGAGGATCTCGGCGGATATGAGATCTTAGTTATCGATGATGGAAGCAAGGATAAGACAGTGGATGTTGTCCTCAAGTTTGCCCAAGAACACGGCCTCCATGACATTCTTAGAGTTGTCTCACTTGCTCGCAACAGAGGCAAGGGCGGAGCGACTACTCATGGTTTCCGACATGTGAGGGGCGAATACGTCCTATTcgctgatgctgatggcgCATCCCGTTTCTCCGATGCTGGTAAGCTCATTGAAGGATGCGAGGAGGTAGTTGATGGATCGTACCGCGGCGTTGCTATTGGAAGTCGAGCTCATCTCGTCGGCAGCGAAGCCGTTGTTAAGGTAAACTAACCCTCTCGTCTATGAAAATTGTATCAACTAACACAACTAGCGCTCGGCTCTACGAAACTTCCTCATGCGATCTTTCCATCTCGTGCTCATGATCCTCACACCCCCTGCAACATCGCGCATCCGCGACACCCAATGCggcttcaagctcttctcgcGAGCATCCCTCCCACACATCATTCCCTACATGCACACTGAGGGGTGGATCTTCGACATCGAGATGCTCATGCTCGCAGAGTCAGCACCCGCGACACCAGTTCTTGGCCACGATGGCAGTGTTATTGGCACCAGTCCCGGCATCAAGGTTGCTGAAGTGCCCATTGAGTGGCACGAGGTTGGTGGCAGCAAGCTCAACGTCATTCAGGACAGTATCAAGATGGCTATTGGCCTTGCGGTGCTGAGAGCGAGTTGGATGTTTGGTGTCTATCGAAGACGATTGACATAGGATGGAGGTCAAGGGATCAGGCAGGATATGAGCGTGAATGCTCAGTAATAGCAATGATCATGTCTAGTTGAATAAAACACACAGTCGACAAATTTATCGATTACATGAACATAAACGGTTCGCCCTACACACGGTTAGGCTAACAAGACGCAGTAAAGTGACGTTCAGTTGCAATTAATATTAATCTTGAAATGATAATCTACTTATATCTCCCAATTTCTGACCACAGGTAGTATGGGGATCAAGCATGCGTATGTGTGTGTGTATCTAACAAGAACCCACTCCCGCTCAACACTCCGAAATGCTCAAATGTCTCATAACCACCCATGAAAAGAAGGGGCATATGTACAATCGTCCCTCGACTCTAATGTCTCCCATTTCTGAAAGAAATTTAGATTCGTTTTAAAATTCGACATAAAAGTCCCAAGCCAAAGCTCCATAAACGCCGCAGCTCTCGCTACTTAAACACATCATgctctttttctcttcttttttttttttcccaAATTCCAGATTTACTGGAATGTCTCTCGGTACATGATGGGAAGGAAGACAATGCATGCCTTCCAGAGGATGAGAACGGCATCAATGATAGCGAGAGGAGCCTTGAAGATGCCCAAGATACCGCAGCCAACGACGGTGCAGGCGTTGAGCCAGATGGCGAGGAATGCAacggagaagaagtggtAGGCGAGGATGAAGGGGCGCTGGAGCATACCAGCCAAGAGAGCGACGGGACCGTCAGTTGAGCCGCGCTTGAAGTAGTTGAAGCAACCGTATTGAAGAGCACGGAGCTGACGGTCGTTGGCTGCGAATAGGGAGTACAGAGCCTGGGCAAGGACGTTGATGATACCGGTCAAAGGCTTGCGCTTCCAGTAAAGCTGGTCAAGCGCATTGTTGATGGCCTTGTTGTCAGCGAGATCAGACACCTTGCTGGGGTGCAACTCCTCGGCAAGGATGACAACATCGTTGAATGCGACAGTCATACCACCACCAGTAAGAGGATGTCGCATGTTCATAGCGTCACCGAGGAGAATGGCTCCGTTGGCGCGCTGTTTCGTAGGAGGAAGCCAGCTGTTGGGCATGCTTCGGGGAATCTTGCCATcctcaagagccttctcAGCTGATGGTCGGATGCTAGTAGGGAGTGCAGGAAGGACATAGTTGCGGATGTATCCACGAACACCGCCATTCTCAGGCGAGGCTTCAGGGATACCTTGAGGCACATCGATAAGAGCGCGGGTCTCGTGAGTGCCGATCTGGTAGAGAAGGATAGGGAAGGCGTTGCCAATGATGACATGGCCGTGGCCAGGTTCAGGAAGATCGCAGTCTATGAGTTCAAGAGCGTAGAACTTTGAGCAGACCTTGGGCTTGGTCCTGAGAACCTCCTGACGCCACTTGGAATCGTAACCATCAGCGATAATGGTCAACTGTCCAAAGTAGTaatccttctccttgacacCGGTCTCCTTGTTCTTTGTGCGACTTTCAACACCGAGAATCTGATCCGACACCTCTCCGCGCAGCGTCTTGACAACCTCTGTCTCAACAACAGTGATGTTCTTGTGGTTTATACACGACTCTCGCAGCTTAGTGATAAAGCGACCGTGATGGAAACTGCATCCAGACGGTCTCTTATCCGCTGTGCTGTGACCTCCCCAGGCATGTGTGACATTGCCGTTATCGTCGAGACCGGGGTAAGGAATGAGGACCTTCTCGCCGTGGTAGAAGACAGTGTATCCGTAGCAAGGCATGGCATCGATACCCTCAAGGCAGTGGCCGAGGCCGATTTTCTGTAGTGAGGCGACACCGCCAGGCTGAAGAAGTTCGCCAACGATGCGATCGGGCTCCGATAGCCATCgctcgagaaggagaacgGATCGGCCCTGGTTTGCGAGAGCGTAGGCGATAGTGCAGCCGAATACACCAGCTCCTACAACGACGACATCGGCTTCATGGTATTGTTCGCGACGGCGAGTCTGCGACTCGGTTGATGTGAGTACTGAAGCCATGGTTGAAGTTATTGGCTGTTGTAGAAGTGAAAGGAAGTTGAGTCGCGGTAGTTGAGGAATTGTCTAACAAGACTTTCGATGGGGAGTGGGGGGCCTATTAATCGCGGATCGGGGGGCGGCGAGAAATTGGATGGATTGGCCCTGGGAATTAGGGGGTGGAAAGTGGTCAAAGAGTAAGAGCAGCAACAAAGGGCAATGCTTTTGTaaagagaacaagatcaaTGCTTTTATGTGAGATGACACAATATTCTCGCAGATGCTCAGTTGTAAGCCAACAAATAGTGAAGTCTTATCCCTTATAAGGATGAATCGGTTTTCGGGGGTCACAGAGCTTGTGACAATGACGCTCTCGACTTTTGGGGGCGAGTGTATAAAAAAGTTGGACTTTAGATCAATTGAGATGGAATTCTGGGCGATTGAACCGATTTAAACACCACAGACACTTTCAAAGACGACAATTCCTCTCGTCTGATCACAATTGACCGGATATGCGCCGTTTATAGGGTCCCTTTTCCTCTCATTCTCGTGGCATTCAATCCTCCTGGATATCAACAAATCAGCCTATAAACCGTCACTGAATGTCATGTCAGGGGGGCCCGAATTCAAAGAAACGAAAAAAACACCAAGAGAAATGGACCCTTGGCTGGCATGGGGCGATCCTGGCATTCTCTCTAGGGCTGTCATTATCGTAGTTCCAGGGGAATAACCCACTGTAAGGTCCCCTGGAACACTTCACCCCGCAACGCTGTGGTCTCCCTTCCTAGCAGCAATCGCGCCACCAAGACCCGTAGACGCCCTGACCGCTAAAAGAGCAGCCAACCAACGAAGACGAGATCTTGCGGGCATGGTTCGATGTGCGAAAAGGACACCGCCAGGTTCCGGGACTTTTCGCATGTGAAAGACGCCGTCTCATAGAGATTCAGATCGTACGTGATTCGAACCAATTTCTCCTCTACCGAGTCCGGTATTACTTCGTTCAGGTTCTCgaaagagggagagaaaaTACGTATTCGGAATGCGACTCTCAGGGTTTCTTTGGTTGCGGTCGATGCTTATTTGATGTTCCTGCGTCTGTTTAGCGGCTAGTGGCCAATCAGTTTCTGGTTGATGACCTCCATTAACCAAATCTCATGATGACGGGGTCAACTCTACACGAATACGCTGATGCATGTGACACTGTCAACCCAAGCCCCACCTGTAATCAATTCATCTCATAGCAGAGAGACAGAATCACATGCGAAAATAAAGAATCATCCATATCAATTGACATGTGCTGAGAGGGGCTGTTCAACTACAGAACATTGAAACTCATAGAGCATTCAGAAGATAAATAGATTCTTCAAATattgtgttgttgtttctttTACAGATAGTACCATAACAGATACCATCATATGCTCTCATATTTCCAGGCCACAAAGAAAAGTTAATGTGACCAAGAAGCTGATATACCCAAATGCCTCTTCTGTAACCATAATGTCTGCGCCATGCCAATGCATATGTCTTCTAAGCATACAGCCTCTAATCTCAAGCCATTGCTCTGGCTATTTCCTTCTCTAAATATATGTCATCCTCAGTAAGCTCAGGCGAAGGCGTCCTCTCTCGTTTCGTCCGCTTGTGTCGTGCTGTTCGGATCTCATCTCTATTGTGCTGTCGAGCAGGCAATTCATCCTCGACGATCCTATGCCTCGACTCGTTCAAAGCTTGGGGTGTTGAATCTCGTCTTGAAGACAACTCCCAGTCTGTATTCCGCTTATCCTTTGGCGTCTGGCGCCCAGATTGTGTGTCTGGAAAGAAGCCTCCTTCAAATGCCACTGGCTCTTCCACCGTCTTGAAAGCTCCAACAACCTCCTTGGTAACGGCCTCCCGCTCTTGTTTGTTCGTCGCCCGTAAGGACTTGATATGTTCAAGAGCATCATCAAGACGTAATAGTACTTGCTTATGCGTGTTCTCTCGCCTGTGGTCCCTGGCTGCCCTTGATGCGACATGTTTCATAGCCAACTTGACGGATTCCTTGCACTCTTTGCTACCCTGCCACCATTCTGACTTCGATATGAAGCTTGCAATAAGTGACATCAGGTCTCTGTAACGCCCTTGTCCAGTATAGGAGTGGATGAGACTGGCAAAGTTAAACTTGTTGTATGCCAGCTCACCCATACCATTCTGCTGTGCTGCCATTTCGCAGACCTTGATCGCGGCTTCAGGGTTACCCTTTTGAGTGAGAACACGAGCGGCTTTGTTGTATACACTGTCGTGAATGTGTTGACCCTTGGCAAGATTCTCGCGGAGTAAATCATTTACATTGTCACCAGCCTCAAGTCGAGCGACCAGCATAGGAACCAAAGCACCGCTGATGTCGTGATTCCTTATGTATGCCTCATTAATGAGACACGACACTGTGCCTGAATGGGGACCTTCTAAGTGAATGTTGGCGACAACAGCAAGTCGAAGGCATCGTGATGAATCACCAAGGCCCTTCTTAGTTGCCTCCTTGTAGGCGCTGTAGACGCCGGTCCAGTCGTTCTCAAGCGCCAGAGTATTCATGTGCTTGAAAGCTGCTCGCTCATAGATAGATATTGAGTCACCTCGGCGTTCAGGCAGAGTCGGGGCAATTCCATAGCAGTCAACCTTTTCTCCTGGCAGGGGCTTGTGAAGATCATGCAGGCCACCTTCACTGGCGTAGCTGGTCAACAAAGGGTCCTTCAGCCACGGTGCAGAAGTTCGTGCATCCTTCAGCATGCGGATCACGTCAGCTCTCGACAGGTTCCAGTATCTGCAGCACTTGTCGGCAATCtcgttgaagaagatctggTCCATTGCCAAGCCACCATCTTGGCAGAACTGCACCCACGcaacaagagcttgaagattgCGGGTTCGGCCGTGCCTATCCATAACAAAGAAAGCTAGGGGCTTGTTCAAACTCATGTGGTGGTTGCTGACAAGATCTCTCACAAAAATGTCCATCTCTGCGGTTGTGTGATCCTTGCAATAGATCTTTGTCAGCCAGGATAGAATATTCTGAAACTGGTCGGATGGCTTTGCTTTAGGTCCGAAAGCCTCAAGTCCAGCCGTGACCTTGTCCCATTGTCCCAATTCAGCTTCGCGTACAATAAACCTCCCACGAAGCTTGACATCGACACCCGAGGCCTTCGGTCTCATCTCGCGGAGCTGGGACATCTCTGCGCTTGCAGTCGCATCATCCCCAGCATCAAGAGCAATGAGGATAATTCTGCGTCTGACAGCATACTGGGTAGACGAAGAAAATATACTATTGTCAAAAAGACCGCCTTTTTGGAGCAATGTATAAATCGTTTTGACCTCCAGGAAGtccttcgtcttcctccagTAATGCATAAGTAGCCGAGTGACCCATTCATTGCGATTGGTATTCGCTGCCTCCTTCGACTGAGGCTCAAAGCGAGATAAACTTCGCAGTAAGTGCCTCACACCCTCAACGTCGCGGCTCCGGGAAAGACTGTCGAGGAAGGGGACGGCCAAAAGGCAAATATCGTTGCAAGCTGGACGGACAGCTTCGAGTATGAGAGGGATAGTTCCGTATTCCCGAGATACTACTGTGGACTGAAGTATCCGGATGCCTCTTGATAAAACCTCCTGGGCCTCTTCACTCTGTGCTGAGGTCAGCATTTTAAGCATTTTGGTAGCTCTCGTTTCATTCTGGACACGCTCTTCGCGTGGCAAGTCTTGGGTTTCCATTTCCGTAAGGAGATTATCCAGCCGTGACCACGATTCTTGTTGTCCTATCAGGGTTTCATCGACTGGCTCTGATTTTGTTACGCCAATTTGTCCATCGCTTGCCGTTGGGGTATTCTCCGTCGTGAATATTTTCGTTGAGCCTGTGCTAGCGTCCATTCTGGCCTTGGTCGTCCTGGTGTTGGGTGATCGTGTCCTTGGTAATGATGTAGTTGGTAGGCTGATCTCTGGTGATAACCTGATGGAAAGGGCGTTGTGATAGGATGTGCTGTTTTCTGATATTCGTGATAATTCCTTTCGTGCTGCGTCCCACTCGTCCCATCTCCTCTGGCGATTCTGAGGCGTGCTTGTTGAGTCCCCATCCTCAGGCAATGTTGTCTCAAAAGACTCTATATGCTCAATCTCCTTCGGGCGCGATAATTCATGCTCCAACGAGTCTATTCTTGTTCGACGACGGCGCACAGCATTGTTGGTGGGTGCATGCGAGAAGTCGTGGGTAATTTCGATTGGAAAGGTTTCTCGTCTACTGCTGTAGCTCTCAGCCAGCGCAGCCGAGTTGCGGTTCGCCCGCGCAGTGTGAAGTTTCTTGGCATTGTCGAGAGCAGCTCGAGCGATATTGAGGCGTCGACGTCGTTCTTCAGCAAGGATAATGACTGAACAGGACGTTGTTAGGAGAACACCACGGAGGGCGTTGACGGCGACCCTTGAAGGGGCGGGGCTAGGAGTGGCCATTCTAGGCGGTCGTCATCTTG
Proteins encoded in this region:
- a CDS encoding uncharacterized protein (expressed protein) yields the protein MHDNGTFLRLLLYNKSTMMIRQAAVRNCESTVRRKRRLRVLARGSKATESIRDAGKFRQSMRPKHFGCD
- a CDS encoding nucleotide-diphospho-sugar transferase; the encoded protein is MAIEPPAEFLKPLWAWAEATPVYILLSLFIAFIALALLGLYVILHLVAPKPRPVYASEKTYVTSHPTEGRTQPQTLPCWYDRWLAERQASEQHVRPDEAFPTPDAGNIEPAEVRLSVVFPAYNEEDRVIPTLEEAVTYLDEHFGRTKQAGPSGASPTTKRHVRNAPKEDLGGYEILVIDDGSKDKTVDVVLKFAQEHGLHDILRVVSLARNRGKGGATTHGFRHVRGEYVLFADADGASRFSDAGKLIEGCEEVVDGSYRGVAIGSRAHLVGSEAVVKRSALRNFLMRSFHLVLMILTPPATSRIRDTQCGFKLFSRASLPHIIPYMHTEGWIFDIEMLMLAESAPATPVLGHDGSVIGTSPGIKVAEVPIEWHEVGGSKLNVIQDSIKMAIGLAVLRASWMFGVYRRRLT
- a CDS encoding squalene epoxidase-domain-containing protein, coding for MASVLTSTESQTRRREQYHEADVVVVGAGVFGCTIAYALANQGRSVLLLERWLSEPDRIVGELLQPGGVASLQKIGLGHCLEGIDAMPCYGYTVFYHGEKVLIPYPGLDDNGNVTHAWGGHSTADKRPSGCSFHHGRFITKLRESCINHKNITVVETEVVKTLRGEVSDQILGVESRTKNKETGVKEKDYYFGQLTIIADGYDSKWRQEVLRTKPKVCSKFYALELIDCDLPEPGHGHVIIGNAFPILLYQIGTHETRALIDVPQGIPEASPENGGVRGYIRNYVLPALPTSIRPSAEKALEDGKIPRSMPNSWLPPTKQRANGAILLGDAMNMRHPLTGGGMTVAFNDVVILAEELHPSKVSDLADNKAINNALDQLYWKRKPLTGIINVLAQALYSLFAANDRQLRALQYGCFNYFKRGSTDGPVALLAGMLQRPFILAYHFFSVAFLAIWLNACTVVGCGILGIFKAPLAIIDAVLILWKACIVFLPIMYRETFQ